One part of the Bacillus rossius redtenbacheri isolate Brsri chromosome 18, Brsri_v3, whole genome shotgun sequence genome encodes these proteins:
- the LOC134541303 gene encoding NADH dehydrogenase [ubiquinone] 1 beta subcomplex subunit 10: MSEGRNPLERFFNTVYNVIDTPVTFFKEKIVEPNQQKYNWYHQKFRRVPTIDECYTDDVVCYTEANEQFKRDKMVESAILNIVRQRFEDCVMYEKPDHKVKCQPLYDQYNEAAENWFIKYGDLGFYGTVISAYMKQKHRMAWEQRHGPVGTGMKDTAVA, from the exons atgaGTGAAGGGAGGAATCCACTCGAAAGATTTTTTAACACTGTGTACAATGTAATTGATACTCCTGTTACATTTTTCAAAG AGAAGATCGTAGAGCCGAACCAGCAGAAGTACAACTGGTACCACCAGAAGTTCCGGAGGGTCCCCACCATCGACGAGTGCTACACTGACGACGTGGTGTGCTACACGGAGGCCAATGAGCAGTTCAAGAGAGACAA GATGGTGGAGAGCGCGATCCTGAACATCGTGCGGCAGCGCTTCGAGGACTGCGTCATGTACGAGAAGCCCGACCACAAAGTCAAGTGCCAGCCGCTGTACGACCAGTACAACGAGGCCGCCGAGAACTGGTTCATCAAAT ACGGGGACCTGGGCTTCTACGGCACGGTCATCTCGGCCTACATGAAGCAGAAGCACCGCATGGCGTGGGAGCAGCGACACGGCCCGGTCGGCACCGGCATGAAGGACACGGCCGTCGCCTGA